A single genomic interval of Rhododendron vialii isolate Sample 1 chromosome 3a, ASM3025357v1 harbors:
- the LOC131321254 gene encoding uncharacterized protein LOC131321254, translating into MDSEYEAYPLTFMILILPVCKLLLINGYVSSLRSVSLHSHASSVPTLNGMNFSEWKEHVEFHLGVLDLDLALRCEKSAALTNTSSAETKSLHEGWERSNRLGLMFMRMTIANNIKITLPDADDAKVYLTSIETRFKQADKSLAGTLMAKLTTMKYDGSRGMHEHVLEMTNLAAQLKNLGMSMDEFFLVQFLELIVLVSLV; encoded by the exons ATGGATTCAG AATATGAGGCttacccattaacttttatGATTTTGATCCTACCTGTTTGTAAATTGCTTCTGATCAATGGGTATGTATCAT CACTAAGATCTGTTTCGCTACATTCGCATGCTTCGTCTGTTCCGACCTTGAATGGAATGAATTTCTCAGAATGGAAAGAACATGTGGAATTTCACCTTGGAGTTTTAGATCTTGATCTAGCACTTCGATGTGAGAAGTCGGCTGCTCTTACCAATACAAGCAGTGCGGAAACAAAATCTTTACATGAAGGATGGGAAAGGTCAAATAGACTGGGCTTAATGTTTATGCGAATGACTATAGCGAACAATATCAAAATAACACTTCCTGATGCTGACGATGCTAAGGTATATCTTACAAGTATTGAGACACGTTTCAAACAGGCTGATAAGTCTCTTGCGGGGACACTAATGGCAAAGCTTACCACCATGAAATATGATGGTAGCCGTGGGATGCATGAGCATGTCCTTGAAATGACAAATTTGGCTGCTCAATTAAAGAATTTAGGAATGAGTATGGATGAGTTTTTTCTCGTGCAATTTTTGGAACTCATTGTCCTTGTCTCCTTAGTATGA
- the LOC131320663 gene encoding methylesterase 17 isoform X1, with protein MGEEAACNMTLMPLKVPHFVLVHGIGGGSWCWYKIRCLMENSGYKVSCIDLKGSGIDRSDAKTILTFDEYNKPFTEFMSSLPNDEKVILVGHSAGGLSLTDATHKFGKKIRLAIYLGATMLKNGFCTEQDVKDGVPDLSEYGDVHELGFGLGPDQPPTSALIKKEFQRKIAYQLSPQEDSTLAAMLLRPGPIKALVSARFEEGMIDSDEVPRVYIRTTQDRVVKPEQQEEMVKRWPPAEVYVLESDHSPFFSAPFLLFGLLVKAAASVGIY; from the exons atgGGGGAGGAGGCGGCCTGTAACATGACTTTAATGCCCTTGAAGGTGCCTCACTTTGTCCTAGTGCATGGAATAGGTGGTGGAAGTTGGTGCTGGTACAAAATCAGGTGCCTAATGGAGAATTCCGGCTACAAAGTCTCCTGCATAGACCTCAAAGGCTCCGGAATCGATCGATCCGACGCCAAAACCATTCTCACATTCGATGAATACAACAAGCCGTTCACGGAATTCATGTCCTCCTTGCCTAATGACGAaaag GTAATTTTGGTAGGACACAGCGCCGGGGGACTAAGCCTGACCGATGCAACACACAAGTTTGGGAAGAAAATACGCTTGGCAATCTACTTAGGAGCCACAATGTTGAAAAATGGGTTCTGCACCGAACAAGACGTCAAAGAC GGAGTACCGGATTTATCAGAATACGGCGACGTACACGAACTAGGGTTCGGACTAGGACCGGATCAACCCCCAACCAGTGCCCTAATCAAGAAAGAATTCCAACGCAAAATCGCCTACCAATTGAGCCCTCAAGAG GATTCAACTTTGGCCGCAATGCTTCTGAGACCAGGCCCAATAAAAGCGCTGGTCTCTGCTCGATTCGAAGAGGGAATGATCGATAGCGATGAGGTCCCACGTGTTTACATCAGAACGACGCAGGATCGGGTGGTGAAGCCAGAGCAACAAGAGGAGATGGTAAAGCGTTGGCCGCCGGCGGAGGTGTATGTTTTGGAGAGTGATCACAGCCCGTTTTTCTCCGCGCCGTTTCTGCTCTTCGGATTGCTTGTCAAGGCAGCTGCTTCCGTCGGGATTTATTAg
- the LOC131320663 gene encoding methylesterase 17 isoform X2: protein MGEEAACNMTLMPLKVPHFVLVHGIGGGSWCWYKIRCLMENSGYKVSCIDLKGSGIDRSDAKTILTFDEYNKPFTEFMSSLPNDEKVILVGHSAGGLSLTDATHKFGKKIRLAIYLGATMLKNGFCTEQDVKDDSTLAAMLLRPGPIKALVSARFEEGMIDSDEVPRVYIRTTQDRVVKPEQQEEMVKRWPPAEVYVLESDHSPFFSAPFLLFGLLVKAAASVGIY from the exons atgGGGGAGGAGGCGGCCTGTAACATGACTTTAATGCCCTTGAAGGTGCCTCACTTTGTCCTAGTGCATGGAATAGGTGGTGGAAGTTGGTGCTGGTACAAAATCAGGTGCCTAATGGAGAATTCCGGCTACAAAGTCTCCTGCATAGACCTCAAAGGCTCCGGAATCGATCGATCCGACGCCAAAACCATTCTCACATTCGATGAATACAACAAGCCGTTCACGGAATTCATGTCCTCCTTGCCTAATGACGAaaag GTAATTTTGGTAGGACACAGCGCCGGGGGACTAAGCCTGACCGATGCAACACACAAGTTTGGGAAGAAAATACGCTTGGCAATCTACTTAGGAGCCACAATGTTGAAAAATGGGTTCTGCACCGAACAAGACGTCAAAGAC GATTCAACTTTGGCCGCAATGCTTCTGAGACCAGGCCCAATAAAAGCGCTGGTCTCTGCTCGATTCGAAGAGGGAATGATCGATAGCGATGAGGTCCCACGTGTTTACATCAGAACGACGCAGGATCGGGTGGTGAAGCCAGAGCAACAAGAGGAGATGGTAAAGCGTTGGCCGCCGGCGGAGGTGTATGTTTTGGAGAGTGATCACAGCCCGTTTTTCTCCGCGCCGTTTCTGCTCTTCGGATTGCTTGTCAAGGCAGCTGCTTCCGTCGGGATTTATTAg